The following are encoded in a window of Pygocentrus nattereri isolate fPygNat1 chromosome 5, fPygNat1.pri, whole genome shotgun sequence genomic DNA:
- the LOC108443618 gene encoding ankyrin repeat domain-containing protein 2 isoform X3, whose amino-acid sequence MDEGILWATTVVDQRAELDKREQECRAHARKLGILIVHSPADATEKSSESLNQSIANVQYCQAEERVREISSELRHEMVDLGGAETTTQLHLRKNIKNKAIDPSGLADVPVGPVYREDFLMAATKGKLKIVEKFLEDGGDPDTCDEFRKSALHRAAFEGHVMVLERLLDKGADINLQDRLDCTAMHWACRGGRLGVLKVLQSRGAKLNVRDKLMSTPLHVATRTGHWEVVEHLLASGIKVNAQDWLRSQA is encoded by the exons ATGGACGAGGGTATCCTGTGGGCCACTACTGTAGTGGACCAAAGGGCTGAGCTGGATAAGCGAGAGCAG GAATGTCGAGCACATGCACGGAAGCTGGGAATTTTAATAGTGCACAGCCCTGCAGACGCCACAGAGAAAAGCAGTGAATCACTTAATCAGAGTATTGCAAATGTGCAG TACTGTCAGGCTGAGGAACGGGTGAGGGAGATCTCGTCTGAACTCAGGCATGAGATGGTAGATCTTGGAGGTGCTGAAACCACCACTCAGCTTCATTTGAGGAAGAACATCAAGAACAAGGCAATTGACCCAAGTGGCCTGGCTGATGTTCCTGTG GGACCTGTGTATCGTGAAGACTTCTTAATGGCAGCTACAAAAGGAAAACTTAAAATTGTTGAAAAGTTCTTAGAAGATGGAGGTGATCCAGACACCTGTGATGAG TTCAGAAAATCAGCACTGCACAGGGCGGCTTTTGAGGGTCATGTTATGGTTTTGGAGAGGTTACTGGATAAGGGAGCAGACATCAACTTACAAGACCGC TTGGACTGCACAGCTATGCACTGGGCTTGCAGAGGTGGACGTCTAGGAGTTCTCAAAGTCCTGCAGAGCAGAGGAGCTAAATTAAACGTTAGGGACAAg CTCATGAGCACACCCTTACATGTAGCTACCAGGACTGGTCACTGGGAAGTGGTGGAGCACCTTCTGGCCAGTGGCATCAAAGTTAATGCCCAAGATTGG TTAAGATCACAAGCCTAA
- the LOC108443618 gene encoding ankyrin repeat domain-containing protein 2 isoform X1 — MDEGILWATTVVDQRAELDKREQECRAHARKLGILIVHSPADATEKSSESLNQSIANVQYCQAEERVREISSELRHEMVDLGGAETTTQLHLRKNIKNKAIDPSGLADVPVGPVYREDFLMAATKGKLKIVEKFLEDGGDPDTCDEFRKSALHRAAFEGHVMVLERLLDKGADINLQDRLDCTAMHWACRGGRLGVLKVLQSRGAKLNVRDKLMSTPLHVATRTGHWEVVEHLLASGIKVNAQDWEGDTALHDAVRLNRYKIVKLLILAGADMKIKNAEGITATEQVKMWQFDTKETLEKLEEMKEGGLA; from the exons ATGGACGAGGGTATCCTGTGGGCCACTACTGTAGTGGACCAAAGGGCTGAGCTGGATAAGCGAGAGCAG GAATGTCGAGCACATGCACGGAAGCTGGGAATTTTAATAGTGCACAGCCCTGCAGACGCCACAGAGAAAAGCAGTGAATCACTTAATCAGAGTATTGCAAATGTGCAG TACTGTCAGGCTGAGGAACGGGTGAGGGAGATCTCGTCTGAACTCAGGCATGAGATGGTAGATCTTGGAGGTGCTGAAACCACCACTCAGCTTCATTTGAGGAAGAACATCAAGAACAAGGCAATTGACCCAAGTGGCCTGGCTGATGTTCCTGTG GGACCTGTGTATCGTGAAGACTTCTTAATGGCAGCTACAAAAGGAAAACTTAAAATTGTTGAAAAGTTCTTAGAAGATGGAGGTGATCCAGACACCTGTGATGAG TTCAGAAAATCAGCACTGCACAGGGCGGCTTTTGAGGGTCATGTTATGGTTTTGGAGAGGTTACTGGATAAGGGAGCAGACATCAACTTACAAGACCGC TTGGACTGCACAGCTATGCACTGGGCTTGCAGAGGTGGACGTCTAGGAGTTCTCAAAGTCCTGCAGAGCAGAGGAGCTAAATTAAACGTTAGGGACAAg CTCATGAGCACACCCTTACATGTAGCTACCAGGACTGGTCACTGGGAAGTGGTGGAGCACCTTCTGGCCAGTGGCATCAAAGTTAATGCCCAAGATTGG GAAGGAGACACTGCCCTGCATGACGCTGTCAGACTGAACCGATACAAAATTGTCAAGTTGCTTATTTTAGCTGGAGCAGACATGAAGATCAAGAATGCT GAGGGCATTACAGCCACAGAACAGGTGAAGATGTGGCAATTTGACACTAAGGAAACGCTGGAGAAGCTGGAGGAGATGAAGGAGGGGGGACTGGCCTGA
- the st3gal7 gene encoding ST3 beta-galactoside alpha-2,3-sialyltransferase 7, whose protein sequence is MVTLKHLNVKDHDEGSTLVLTEAGSSETSGTKCWSEESGEFFLNQQKNFALSLILLLGCYSALLVPAYLPTQQPIWSERTTTQSVALINRSAALLSQPCSSSWSTVRLSTVPQFRGLLDIPVFLQNVTAEWELSPPLGLQGSEETLAHTLKALPLSRLPSAPEKCRRCMVVGSGGVLYGKQLGIHIDKHDIIIRMNNAPVFGFETDAGSRTTIRLVYPEGAPLLQQEYQNTDIIALVVFKRLDLEWLAAVLAKKPLSWWSKLWFWRHVVNEIPLQPENFRIMNPEILKRTWHVMLSYTQQERKTVPTLGISAVVLALQLCDEVSLAGFGYDLQQPGAPLHYYETLRMDAMMTQVVHDVSTESLFLRDLVKAGVVHDLTGAL, encoded by the exons ATGGTCACTTTAAAGCACCTGAACGTAAAGGACCATGATGAGGGCAGCACTCTGGTGCTTACAGAAGCAGGAAGCTCCGAGACCTCTGGCACCAAGTGTTGGAGTGAAGAGTCCGGAGAATTCTTCCTCAACCA GCAGAAAAACTTTGCTCTAAGCCTTATCCTGCTTCTGGGCTGTTATTCAGCACTTCTTGTCCCTGCATATCTGCCTACACAGCAACCCATCTGGAGTGAGAGGACCACCACTCAGTCCGTG GCTCTGATTAATCGCTCTGCAGCCCTGCTGTCTCAGCCGTGCAGCAGTAGCTGGAGCACAGTGAGGCTGAGCACAGTACCTCAGTTCCGTGGCCTGCTGGACATCCCTGTCTTCCTGCAGAATGTAACAGCAGAGTGGGAGCTGTCGCCCCCACTGGGCCTGCAGGGCAGTGAAGAGACACTGGCCCACACCCTCAAAGCTCTCCCCCTTTCCAGGCTGCCCTCTGCCCCAGAGAAATGTAGAAGATGCATGGTGGTGGGGAGTGGCGGAGTCTTGTATGGAAAACAGCTTGGAATCCATATAGATAAACATGATATCATCATCAG GATGAACAATGCACCAGTATTTGGATTTGAGACAGATGCCGGTTCAAGAACCACCATTCGACTGGTCTATCCTGAAGGGGCCCCCTTATTACAACAGGAATACCAGAACACGGATATAATTGCTTTAGTTGTATTTAAGAGGCTGGATTTAGAGTGGCTTGCCGCTGTTTTGGCAAAGAAGCCTTTG aGCTGGTGGTCTAAACTGTGGTTTTGGAGGCATGTCGTCAACGAGATTCCACTTCAGCCAGAAAACTTTCGCATCATGAATCCTGAAATACTGAAGAGGACATGGCATGTAATGCTATCTTACACACAACAGGAAAGAAAG ACTGTTCCTACTCTGGGGATCAGTGCGGTGGTGCTGGCGTTGCAGCTGTGTGATGAAGTGAGCCTGGCTGGGTTTGGCTATGACCTTCAGCAGCCTGGAGCCCCGCTGCACTACTATGAGACTCTGCGCATGGACGCCATGATGACGCAAGTAGTGCATGACGTCAGCACCGAGAGCCTCTTCCTGCGGGATCTAGTTAAAGCGGGAGTCGTGCACGACCTCACAGGTGCGCTATGA
- the morn4 gene encoding MORN repeat-containing protein 4 — MTLTRGSFTYSTGEEYSGEWKEGKRHGVGQLKFSDGTCYKGHFENGLFHGCGVLMFPDGSRYEGEFVQGKFQGVGVFSRFDGMKFEGEFKNGRVEGYGLLTFPDGSHGIPRNEGVFSNNKLLKREKSQAVVQRARSSASSARGLSV, encoded by the exons ATGACATTGACGAGGGGCTCCTTTACTTACTCGACTGGAGAAGAGTACAGTGGGGAATGGAAAGAAG GGAAGAGACATGGTGTAGGGCAGCTGAAGTTCTCTGATGGTACCTGCTATAAGGGTCACTTTGAGAACGGCCTGTTCCATGGCTGTGGGGTGCTTATGTTTCCTGATGGATCCAG ATATGAGGGTGAATTTGTCCAAGGAAAATTCCAAGGAGTTGGAGTCTTCAGCAGGTTCGatggcatgaagtttgaagggGAATTCAAAAACGGTCGTGTGGAAGGATATG GGTTACTGACATTTCCGGATGGTTCCCATGGTATTCCACGGAATGAGGGAGTTTTTTCCAACAACAAGCTGCTGAAAAGGGAAAAGAGCCAGGCGGTGGTGCAGCGGGCCAGGAGCTCGGCTTCTTCTGCCCGCGGCCTCTCTGTATGA
- the LOC108443618 gene encoding ankyrin repeat domain-containing protein 2 isoform X2 yields the protein MLPHCVFTNILYCQAEERVREISSELRHEMVDLGGAETTTQLHLRKNIKNKAIDPSGLADVPVGPVYREDFLMAATKGKLKIVEKFLEDGGDPDTCDEFRKSALHRAAFEGHVMVLERLLDKGADINLQDRLDCTAMHWACRGGRLGVLKVLQSRGAKLNVRDKLMSTPLHVATRTGHWEVVEHLLASGIKVNAQDWEGDTALHDAVRLNRYKIVKLLILAGADMKIKNAEGITATEQVKMWQFDTKETLEKLEEMKEGGLA from the exons ATGTTACCACATTGTGTTTTTACAAATATATTG TACTGTCAGGCTGAGGAACGGGTGAGGGAGATCTCGTCTGAACTCAGGCATGAGATGGTAGATCTTGGAGGTGCTGAAACCACCACTCAGCTTCATTTGAGGAAGAACATCAAGAACAAGGCAATTGACCCAAGTGGCCTGGCTGATGTTCCTGTG GGACCTGTGTATCGTGAAGACTTCTTAATGGCAGCTACAAAAGGAAAACTTAAAATTGTTGAAAAGTTCTTAGAAGATGGAGGTGATCCAGACACCTGTGATGAG TTCAGAAAATCAGCACTGCACAGGGCGGCTTTTGAGGGTCATGTTATGGTTTTGGAGAGGTTACTGGATAAGGGAGCAGACATCAACTTACAAGACCGC TTGGACTGCACAGCTATGCACTGGGCTTGCAGAGGTGGACGTCTAGGAGTTCTCAAAGTCCTGCAGAGCAGAGGAGCTAAATTAAACGTTAGGGACAAg CTCATGAGCACACCCTTACATGTAGCTACCAGGACTGGTCACTGGGAAGTGGTGGAGCACCTTCTGGCCAGTGGCATCAAAGTTAATGCCCAAGATTGG GAAGGAGACACTGCCCTGCATGACGCTGTCAGACTGAACCGATACAAAATTGTCAAGTTGCTTATTTTAGCTGGAGCAGACATGAAGATCAAGAATGCT GAGGGCATTACAGCCACAGAACAGGTGAAGATGTGGCAATTTGACACTAAGGAAACGCTGGAGAAGCTGGAGGAGATGAAGGAGGGGGGACTGGCCTGA